One stretch of Harmonia axyridis chromosome 1, icHarAxyr1.1, whole genome shotgun sequence DNA includes these proteins:
- the LOC123684734 gene encoding coronin-2B-like isoform X2, which translates to MTNSQVWFRGVRSSKFRHVYGEPAKRDKCYDNVNVTKNAHDSQFCAVNPKFIAIVTEVAGGGAFVVIPIDCTGRLDFNASKITGHKGPVLDIKWNPFNDNVIASASDDCTIKLWHIPDSGLSYHLTDWIAELQGHKRRVSYIEWHPTAENILFSVGFDHMILVWNVEKGEAINVIDCHPDVIYSLAINRDGSLIATTCKDKKLRIIEPRSGIIKSIGFCHMGSKASKVTFLGTSGRLLTTGFSRHSDRQYAVWDQNDLSKELYSDTVDSSSGVVFPFYDFDTNVVFLAGRGDGNIRYYEVTEEYPYVHFLNQFLSGFPQRGLGVMPKRGLNTSICEIFRFYKLHATKGICEPISMIVPRKSDQFHDDIYPHTASSKPALTAHEWIRGCNSMPILVSMKTGDNIQIQMPKKPKLTSPVIEPPAMNNNKKKFAFLSTETIPDYRPKDLINEKNLKTNTNQTTKFQELQQIFGHVEVSNGENVNTDNDLRSLFKQQAEELRKMKKLLAQKDRKIKELEEVVKKLQNKN; encoded by the exons GTTTGGTTCAGAGGAGTGAGGAGTTCAAAGTTCAGACATGTGTACGGTGAGCCAGCAAAAAGAGATAAATGTTACGACAATGTGAATGTCACAAAGAATGCACACGATTCTCAATTTTGTGCGGTCAACCCGAAATTCATTGCGATAGTGACAGAAGTAGCTGGAGGTGGCGCTTTCGTTGTCATTCCCATCGATTGT ACTGGCAGATTAGACTTCAACGCCAGCAAGATTACAGGACACAAGGGTCCTGTTCTGGATATTAAATGGAATCCTTTCAATGACAATGTTATCGCCTCAGCTTCAGATGACTGTACG ATCAAATTATGGCACATTCCAGACTCTGGACTTTCTTATCATCTCACAGACTGGATAGCAGAACTGCAAGGACACAAGAGACGTGTATCCTATATCGAATGGCACCCAACAGCCGAAAATATACTCTTCAGCGTCGGCTTTGATCATATG ATCCTCGTATGGAATGTTGAAAAAGGAGAAGCCATAAATGTAATAGACTGTCATCCGGATGTCATTTACTCCCTAGCCATCAACAGAGATGGCAGTCTGATCGCCACAACTTGCAAGGATAAGAAGTTGAGGATAATTGAACCCAGGTCGGGAATAATCAAATCCATAGGTTTCTGCCACATGGGTTCCAAGGCCAGCAAAGTGACCTTCCTGGGAACCAGCGGCCGTCTTCTGACCACTGGGTTCTCCAGACACTCGGATAGACAGTATGCAGTCTGGGACCAAAACGACCTATCCAAAGAATTGTATTCGGACACTGTGGACAGTTCATCTGGTGTTGTGTTCCCTTTCTATGATTTTGACACCAACGTGGTCTTCTTAGCGGGCAGAGGGGATGGTAACATCAGGTACTACGAGGTCACTGAAGAGTATCCCTACGTGCATTTCTTGAACCAGTTTCTATCAGGATTTCCACAG agAGGTTTAGGGGTAATGCCAAAACGAGGGTTGAACACCAGTATATGTGAGATATTCCGCTTCTACAAGCTACATGCCACAAAAGGTATATGCGAACCGATAAGCATGATAGTCCCCAGAAAAAGTGACCAATTCCATGATGACATCTATCCCCACACTGCCTCCTCTAAACCAGCCCTAACCGCACATGAATGGATCAGAGGCTGCAATTCCATGCCAATCTTGGTTTCAATGAAAACAG gcgaCAATATTCAGATCCAGATGCCGAAGAAACCCAAACTCACTTCACCAGTTATTGAACCTCCTGCAATGAACAACAATAAGAAAAAGTTTGCTTTCCTCTCAACCGAAACAATTCCAGACTACAGACCCAAAGATTTGATAAACGAAAAGAATCTGAAGACCAACACAAACCAAACCACCAAATTCCAAGAACTCCAACAGATTTTCGGTCACGTGGAAGTATCAAACGGAGAAAATGTGAACACAGATAACGACCTGAGAAGTTTATTCAAACAACAAGCGGAAGAATTacggaaaatgaagaaattattagCACAAAAAGACAGAAAGATAAAGGAACTTGAAGAAGTAGTGAAAAAACTCCAGAATAAAAACTAA
- the LOC123684734 gene encoding coronin-2B-like isoform X1 yields the protein MICDSDVNSSPKLNSTVSVNSDKFNTIDKRSCTRPTARVWFRGVRSSKFRHVYGEPAKRDKCYDNVNVTKNAHDSQFCAVNPKFIAIVTEVAGGGAFVVIPIDCTGRLDFNASKITGHKGPVLDIKWNPFNDNVIASASDDCTIKLWHIPDSGLSYHLTDWIAELQGHKRRVSYIEWHPTAENILFSVGFDHMILVWNVEKGEAINVIDCHPDVIYSLAINRDGSLIATTCKDKKLRIIEPRSGIIKSIGFCHMGSKASKVTFLGTSGRLLTTGFSRHSDRQYAVWDQNDLSKELYSDTVDSSSGVVFPFYDFDTNVVFLAGRGDGNIRYYEVTEEYPYVHFLNQFLSGFPQRGLGVMPKRGLNTSICEIFRFYKLHATKGICEPISMIVPRKSDQFHDDIYPHTASSKPALTAHEWIRGCNSMPILVSMKTGDNIQIQMPKKPKLTSPVIEPPAMNNNKKKFAFLSTETIPDYRPKDLINEKNLKTNTNQTTKFQELQQIFGHVEVSNGENVNTDNDLRSLFKQQAEELRKMKKLLAQKDRKIKELEEVVKKLQNKN from the exons GTTTGGTTCAGAGGAGTGAGGAGTTCAAAGTTCAGACATGTGTACGGTGAGCCAGCAAAAAGAGATAAATGTTACGACAATGTGAATGTCACAAAGAATGCACACGATTCTCAATTTTGTGCGGTCAACCCGAAATTCATTGCGATAGTGACAGAAGTAGCTGGAGGTGGCGCTTTCGTTGTCATTCCCATCGATTGT ACTGGCAGATTAGACTTCAACGCCAGCAAGATTACAGGACACAAGGGTCCTGTTCTGGATATTAAATGGAATCCTTTCAATGACAATGTTATCGCCTCAGCTTCAGATGACTGTACG ATCAAATTATGGCACATTCCAGACTCTGGACTTTCTTATCATCTCACAGACTGGATAGCAGAACTGCAAGGACACAAGAGACGTGTATCCTATATCGAATGGCACCCAACAGCCGAAAATATACTCTTCAGCGTCGGCTTTGATCATATG ATCCTCGTATGGAATGTTGAAAAAGGAGAAGCCATAAATGTAATAGACTGTCATCCGGATGTCATTTACTCCCTAGCCATCAACAGAGATGGCAGTCTGATCGCCACAACTTGCAAGGATAAGAAGTTGAGGATAATTGAACCCAGGTCGGGAATAATCAAATCCATAGGTTTCTGCCACATGGGTTCCAAGGCCAGCAAAGTGACCTTCCTGGGAACCAGCGGCCGTCTTCTGACCACTGGGTTCTCCAGACACTCGGATAGACAGTATGCAGTCTGGGACCAAAACGACCTATCCAAAGAATTGTATTCGGACACTGTGGACAGTTCATCTGGTGTTGTGTTCCCTTTCTATGATTTTGACACCAACGTGGTCTTCTTAGCGGGCAGAGGGGATGGTAACATCAGGTACTACGAGGTCACTGAAGAGTATCCCTACGTGCATTTCTTGAACCAGTTTCTATCAGGATTTCCACAG agAGGTTTAGGGGTAATGCCAAAACGAGGGTTGAACACCAGTATATGTGAGATATTCCGCTTCTACAAGCTACATGCCACAAAAGGTATATGCGAACCGATAAGCATGATAGTCCCCAGAAAAAGTGACCAATTCCATGATGACATCTATCCCCACACTGCCTCCTCTAAACCAGCCCTAACCGCACATGAATGGATCAGAGGCTGCAATTCCATGCCAATCTTGGTTTCAATGAAAACAG gcgaCAATATTCAGATCCAGATGCCGAAGAAACCCAAACTCACTTCACCAGTTATTGAACCTCCTGCAATGAACAACAATAAGAAAAAGTTTGCTTTCCTCTCAACCGAAACAATTCCAGACTACAGACCCAAAGATTTGATAAACGAAAAGAATCTGAAGACCAACACAAACCAAACCACCAAATTCCAAGAACTCCAACAGATTTTCGGTCACGTGGAAGTATCAAACGGAGAAAATGTGAACACAGATAACGACCTGAGAAGTTTATTCAAACAACAAGCGGAAGAATTacggaaaatgaagaaattattagCACAAAAAGACAGAAAGATAAAGGAACTTGAAGAAGTAGTGAAAAAACTCCAGAATAAAAACTAA